The following are encoded together in the Humulus lupulus chromosome 5, drHumLupu1.1, whole genome shotgun sequence genome:
- the LOC133778660 gene encoding uncharacterized protein LOC133778660 encodes MLALLSTSCRAINHRPLLLPISFHTHLNLKAPSFLPLMAFSTGSPSHSPSPQLTKRVGTHNGSFHCDEALGCFMIRLTDKFSNAEIVRSRDPQVLESLDAVLDVGGVYDPSQDRYDHHQKGFQEVFGHGFSTKLSSAGLVYKHFGKEIIAKELQVDEEHPDVFRLFLAIYKSFMEAIDAVDNGINKYDTDQPPRYVNNTHLSSRVGRLNLDWIDPDQSSTKENEAFHKAMALAGGEFLDSLRFHARSWLPARSIVMECLSARWDIDPSGEIMVLDRFCPWKLHLFELEEELKTSPSIKYVLYQDERAKQWRVQAVAVSPDRFESRKALASQWRGLRDEELSKATEIPGCVFVHMSGFIGGNQTYDGALAMARASLKL; translated from the exons ATGCTTGCACTGCTAAGCACCAGTTGCAGAGCCATTAACCACAGACCTCTTCTTCTACCCATTTCCTTTCATACCCACCTCAACCTCAAAGCACCTTCCTTTCTTCCTCTCATGGCTTTCTCAACTGGGTCTCCTTCTCACTCTCCCTCTCCGCAGCTCACGAAGCGGGTTGGTACTCACAACGGGAGCTTTCACTGCGACGAAGCCCTCGGCTGCTTTATGATTCGCCTCACCGATAAGTTCTCCAATGCTGAAATCGTCCGCTCTCGTGATCCTCAG GTTTTGGAGAGTCTGGACGCTGTTCTTGATGTTGGGGGTGTTTATGATCCTAGTCAGGATCGTTATGATCATCATCAGAAAGGGTTTCAAGAGGTTTTTGGTCACGGATTTTCTACCAAGCTAAGTAGTGCCGGTCTTGTTTATAAG CATTTTGGAAAGGAGATTATAGCCAAGGAGCTTCAAGTTGATGAAGAACACCCAGATGTGTTCAGACTATTTTTGGCAATTTACAAAAGTTTCATGGAG GCAATTGATGCTGTTGATAATGGCATTAATAAGTACGATACAGATCAGCCTCCACGGTATGTCAATAATACACATCTGTCTTCAAGAGTGGGAAGATTAAATTTGGACTGGATTGATCCTGACCAATCATCCACAAAGGAGAATGAAGCCTTTCATAAAGCAATGGCTCTGGCGGGTGGCGAATTTTTAGAT AGTCTTCGGTTTCATGCAAGATCATGGTTGCCGGCAAGATCTATTGTAATGGAGTGCCTTTCCGCAAGATGGGATATTGATCCTAGTGGAGAAATTATGGTTTTGGACCGATTTTGCCCT TGGAAGCTTCACTTATTCGAGCTTGAGGAGGAGTTGAAGACTAGCCCTTCAATCAAATATGTTCTTTATCAG GACGAGAGGGCCAAACAATGGCGAGTGCAAGCAGTGGCAGTATCTCCCGATAGATTCGAGAGCCGCAAGGCTCTGGCATCGCAATGGCGAGGTCTTAGAGACGAAGAGCTCTCAAAGGCAACAGAAATCCCTGGCTGCGTTTTTGTCCACATGAGTGGCTTCATTGGTGGAAACCAAACATACGATGGTGCTCTGGCCATGGCAAGAGCTAGTTTGAAGCTTTGA
- the LOC133778661 gene encoding uncharacterized protein LOC133778661, whose translation MAVSFTAIFPLQPRSKSPISFTRSPLPIPKPFSFKTLNPTSTRTPKFLTKSKSSKPITSDRFLSDNVISGSASTLPIVSTPTLKSRLHAGETLYGIFLMSFSPTLAEIAGLSGYDFVVVDMEHGPGGIPEALSCLRAVAATQTPAIIRLPETSPTWAKKALDLGPQGIMFPMIDSPKEAKKAVSYCRFPPAGIRGTAHTVVRASGYGIDEGYASNYADELLIMCQVESEDGAKKAGEIAAVDGVDCIQMGPLDLSASMGYLWDPGHKKVREMLRTAEKGVLETTATAKGGAFLAGFAMPHDSPEQMKSRGYHMVSGAVDVGMFRSAAVEDVRRFKMSLIDDSDDELDHDKDSDEKYWSE comes from the coding sequence ATGGCGGTCTCATTCACTGCCATCTTTCCCCTCCAGCCTCGTTCGAAATCACCCATCTCTTTCACTCGATCCCCTCTTCCTATCCCTAAACCATTTTCATTCAAAACCCTAAACCCTACCAGTACCAGAACCCCCAAATTCTTGACCAAATCTAAATCTTCCAAACCCATCACCTCCGATCGTTTCCTCTCCGACAATGTCATCTCCGGCTCAGCCTCCACTCTCCCCATCGTCTCTACTCCAACACTCAAATCCCGCCTCCACGCCGGCGAAACTCTCTACGGCATTTTCCTCATGAGTTTCTCTCCTACTCTCGCCGAGATCGCCGGACTCTCCGGCTACGATTTCGTCGTTGTCGACATGGAGCACGGTCCCGGTGGCATCCCCGAAGCTCTGAGCTGCCTCCGTGCCGTCGCCGCCACGCAGACTCCGGCAATCATCCGACTTCCGGAGACCAGCCCCACTTGGGCGAAGAAAGCCCTCGATCTTGGCCCCCAAGGGATTATGTTCCCGATGATCGATTCCCCCAAAGAAGCCAAGAAAGCCGTCTCGTACTGTCGATTCCCGCCGGCCGGGATTCGTGGCACGGCCCACACCGTCGTCAGGGCTTCCGGCTACGGAATAGACGAAGGGTATGCGAGTAATTACGCAGACGAGCTTCTCATCATGTGCCAAGTTGAATCGGAAGACGGAGCGAAGAAGGCAGGAGAAATCGCCGCCGTCGATGGCGTCGATTGCATTCAAATGGGACCGTTGGATCTGAGCGCGAGCATGGGGTATTTGTGGGATCCAGGGCACAAGAAGGTGAGGGAAATGTTGAGAACGGCGGAGAAGGGCGTACTCGAGACCACCGCCACCGCCAAGGGCGGAGCTTTCTTGGCCGGATTTGCTATGCCGCATGATTCGCCGGAGCAGATGAAGTCACGTGGGTATCACATGGTGTCCGGTGCGGTGGACGTTGGGATGTTCCGAAGCGCCGCCGTTGAAGATGTGAGGAGGTTTAAGATGAGTTTGATCGACGACTCTGATGACGAGTTGGACCACGATAAGGATTCTGACGAGAAGTACTGGAGCGAATGa